AACCTTTTATGATGGATTTAGGCAAATGGGGATGAGTATTCAAACTAGTCAGAAAATGTTGCATGAATCTAAGCAAATCGAGTAAAATGGATAAACCAAATCTTACTTCGATTTATTTATTGGTAGCATTTGCGGGTGGAGTGTCAGTGGGCATATAGGCTACAATGCGGATACAGACAAAGTTTCGACCAAAAAACGGACATGGACGTTTCATTTGGCGAATAGGGAGGGAGACTATATGAGTTTTTGTTGTGGTGCTGGAATGGTAGGTTCCGTAGGCTCAGTCCGTCATTATAAAACGCTTGTACACAATGTCCCGATCATGTTTTGTCCTGTATGTGACAGAATTGAAGTTCATCCTGGTATTGAGGGAGAATACGAAATTTTAGTAGAATATGCTCAAGGAGATCAGGCTCCAGAAGTGGATTTTGCTGACTTTGTGAGTGTTGACAATACATCCGAGTTGTTTGAGAATTGTACCATGACGGATGAAGCTGCCAGCTTCGCCGAAGTGTTAAAACAGCAGATCGATATTTCACTTGATCTGCTCGGGATCGCCAAGGAGTTACAGGATGACGATTGGCGGGAAGCATTGATGATTCGTTTGAGACGGTTAAGCGAGCGATTGAAGCAGTACAATAAAAGAAAAGCTAATGTCGCACAAGAGCGCATGACCTGAGTTGACGTGGGAGGCAGTGTGAATGTTTCATTTGAAAGCCGTTCACCACATCGCTTTGAATTGTAGTGATGTTGTGAAGGTAGCTCGTTTTTTTAAGGACATTTTGGAAGTCCCTATCCCGGAAGAGAATATGACGGAAGGAGCACCTGTCTACTTTCAAATTGGCACATACACACGGATCGGTCTTCATCCTCATGGCGGGGAAGCTGGGAAAGGCGGCGTAGGGCAAGTCGATCATCTCGCCTTCTCTGTGCAGAGCCGTGCTGAGCTGGACTATCTGGTCGATAAGCTAGAGGCAGAGAATATTTGCTATCGTGGCCCAATTACACAGCCTACTAGCTATAATGTGTATTTTGAAACACCCGATGGTCACCACCTTGAGGTGCGACTCGATAAAGACGAGTTTGATGAGTAGTGTTTGCAAAAAGCATCTGCGTAAAGCGGATGCTTTTTTGTTTTTTGTCATCTCATTACTGTGGTGCGGAAAAAGCTGTTGCGGTTGTGGATGGTTTTTAAAAGTTTTAGAAGGTACCGATGAACATACTAAGCTGTTGAGAAGAAAAAGCACAGGGCTCGTAGACCTTGACAAAGCCTCCCCAGTCGGAACTTCAAAAAGGGGACCACGCTTGTCGAACACTTCTTCCTTGAGAAACGTCCGCCCGTAGGGTGGCTTTGGCTCGACGGTCCCCTTTTTGAAGTGTAGACGACCAGTGAATCCTCC
The window above is part of the Brevibacillus antibioticus genome. Proteins encoded here:
- a CDS encoding VOC family protein, whose protein sequence is MFHLKAVHHIALNCSDVVKVARFFKDILEVPIPEENMTEGAPVYFQIGTYTRIGLHPHGGEAGKGGVGQVDHLAFSVQSRAELDYLVDKLEAENICYRGPITQPTSYNVYFETPDGHHLEVRLDKDEFDE